Proteins co-encoded in one Flavobacterium sp. M31R6 genomic window:
- a CDS encoding head GIN domain-containing protein — protein MKRIIFVFFVFLVQFTFAQTTIVLKDFDDVKVFDKLSVTLIASNETKAIITGPEQSKVEIVNKNGLLKIRMPLTKLMTGDEAKVTLYFKKIQSIDANEGSTVTCADAFKQTTFDLGTQEGAKITVVLDVDKTTIKAFSGGIVTVTGKAVTQSVSVNSGGIFNGKELETSQTTVSIFAGGSADVNATTLVDAKVKTGGTIFIYGKPKEIKQETVMGGTIVQK, from the coding sequence ATGAAAAGAATAATTTTTGTATTTTTTGTATTTCTAGTTCAATTTACTTTTGCACAAACCACAATAGTTCTCAAGGATTTTGATGATGTAAAAGTGTTTGATAAATTAAGTGTTACTCTAATAGCTTCCAATGAAACGAAGGCCATAATTACAGGACCTGAACAAAGTAAAGTGGAAATTGTTAATAAAAATGGACTTTTGAAAATAAGAATGCCATTAACAAAATTGATGACAGGAGATGAAGCAAAAGTGACATTATATTTCAAAAAAATTCAAAGTATAGATGCCAATGAAGGTAGTACGGTAACATGTGCTGATGCTTTTAAGCAAACAACCTTTGATTTAGGCACTCAGGAAGGTGCTAAGATTACAGTTGTATTAGATGTGGATAAAACAACTATTAAAGCCTTTTCAGGAGGAATTGTTACAGTAACGGGTAAAGCAGTCACTCAATCGGTTTCTGTTAATTCAGGAGGTATTTTTAATGGTAAAGAGTTAGAAACTTCCCAAACAACCGTAAGTATATTTGCTGGTGGAAGTGCCGATGTAAATGCAACTACTCTTGTTGACGCTAAAGTAAAAACTGGAGGTACTATTTTTATTTATGGTAAACCAAAAGAAATAAAGCAAGAAACAGTTATGGGTGGAACTATTGTTCAGAAATAA
- a CDS encoding LysE family translocator, with translation MINDILTGIPWGVLLSFMIGPVFFILLETSIIKGFRAALVFDLGVVLGDVFFITIAYLGSYRLIQSLNDNSSLFIFGGFIMMAYGFISFLGTKKEKKVNTKSIDNEIIKKNYLGLFFKGFFLNIINIGVLGFWLAVIISVGPKLEMETSRVLTFFISVIITYLSIDCIKIALAKQLKHKMTPTNIYKIKRGISVVLMIFGIVLIFQGWFPKEKQMVKNAFEKIDK, from the coding sequence ATGATAAACGATATTTTAACGGGGATTCCATGGGGAGTTCTCTTGAGTTTTATGATTGGCCCTGTGTTTTTTATTTTACTTGAAACAAGTATAATTAAAGGATTTAGAGCTGCTTTGGTTTTTGATTTAGGTGTTGTTTTAGGGGATGTTTTTTTTATAACAATTGCTTATTTAGGTAGTTATAGATTAATTCAAAGTTTAAATGATAATTCTTCCTTGTTCATTTTTGGAGGTTTTATTATGATGGCTTATGGCTTTATTTCTTTCTTAGGAACTAAAAAAGAAAAGAAAGTGAATACAAAATCAATTGATAATGAGATTATAAAAAAGAACTATCTGGGTCTTTTTTTTAAAGGTTTTTTTCTGAACATCATTAACATTGGTGTACTAGGTTTTTGGTTAGCGGTTATTATTTCGGTTGGACCAAAATTAGAAATGGAAACCTCAAGAGTACTTACATTTTTTATCTCAGTAATTATTACTTATTTAAGTATTGATTGCATTAAAATAGCCTTGGCTAAGCAATTGAAACACAAAATGACTCCAACCAATATTTACAAAATAAAAAGAGGAATTAGTGTTGTCTTGATGATTTTTGGAATAGTTTTAATCTTTCAAGGATGGTTTCCAAAAGAAAAGCAAATGGTAAAAAATGCTTTTGAAAAAATAGACAAGTAA
- the folB gene encoding dihydroneopterin aldolase, with protein sequence MGTIRLKNIRTFSYHGCLIEEGKIGSDYSVDLEIKTNLKHSSESDNLKDTVDYVHLNKIVVEEMAIRSNLLEHVAKRIIDRALAELETISKIKVGVSKINPPIGGDVEAVTIEMEEERYFKL encoded by the coding sequence ATGGGAACAATAAGATTAAAAAACATCCGCACTTTTTCGTACCACGGTTGTTTAATAGAAGAAGGAAAGATAGGTTCAGACTACAGTGTCGATTTGGAAATAAAAACAAATTTGAAGCATTCTTCGGAGTCCGATAACTTGAAAGATACGGTAGATTATGTACATTTAAACAAGATTGTGGTTGAGGAAATGGCTATTCGTTCCAATTTATTGGAGCATGTTGCCAAAAGAATTATAGATAGAGCCTTGGCAGAACTGGAAACCATTTCAAAAATAAAAGTGGGAGTTTCAAAAATAAATCCTCCTATTGGTGGTGATGTAGAAGCGGTTACCATAGAAATGGAAGAAGAGCGTTATTTCAAATTATAG
- a CDS encoding glutamine--tRNA ligase/YqeY domain fusion protein, translating to MASEEKSLHFIEQIIEDSLTNGFPQDKLRFRFPPEPNGYLHIGHAKSICLNFGLGLKYNAPVNLRFDDTNPAKEEQEYVDAIKEDLKWLGFNWSEELYSSDYFQQLYEWAVAMIKNGKAYVDSQSSEDMAIQKGTPTQPGVDGPYRNRSIEENLTLFEGMKNGDFPEGSHVLRAKIDMASSNMLMRDPLMYRILHRHHHRTGNDWNIYPMYDYAHGESDYIEQISHSICTLEFVMHRELYDWFLDQIYDENEVRPHQYEFARLNLNYTVMSKRKLLQLVQENIVNGWDDPRMPTISGLRRRGYTAAAIRKFCDVIGVAKRENIIDVSLLDFCLREDLNKTAPRVMAVLDPVKVVITNYPEGVEEWLEAENNQEDESAGYRKVPFSRELYIERDDFLEVAPAKFFRLSLGNEVRLKNGYIIKGESVTKDANGTITEIQVTYDEDSRSGSGSEASQRKVAGTLHWVAVKTAVEAEVRMYDRLFIDEAPDSHKEKSFLEFMNTSSLQIVKGFVEPSLSDAKIGDHFQFQRLGYFVVDKDATDSKLVFNKTVGLKDAWEEKDKKEANLLMNTQKEINKYVKEKDDNNASVLLNAIVDNIKSIDNFSLLCQTVVKNVKNDNNSLLFANLLLHFSDKVKANDIDLEIVHKLYTMSLKSQLATVRIFVLLNLKRDLVNNLVFETQIAELRNIEKNEKVLEVLNSI from the coding sequence ATGGCATCAGAAGAGAAATCACTTCATTTTATTGAACAAATTATAGAAGACAGTTTAACAAACGGTTTTCCTCAAGATAAATTACGCTTTCGTTTTCCACCAGAACCTAATGGATATTTGCATATTGGTCACGCCAAATCTATTTGTCTTAATTTTGGTTTAGGCTTAAAATACAATGCGCCAGTAAACTTACGTTTTGATGATACCAATCCAGCCAAGGAAGAGCAGGAGTATGTGGATGCTATCAAAGAAGATTTAAAATGGTTGGGATTTAATTGGTCTGAAGAATTATATTCATCTGATTATTTCCAACAATTATACGAATGGGCTGTTGCTATGATTAAAAATGGTAAAGCCTATGTTGACAGCCAGTCTTCTGAAGATATGGCAATTCAAAAAGGTACACCTACTCAACCAGGTGTTGATGGTCCTTATAGAAACCGTTCTATTGAAGAAAATTTAACTCTTTTTGAAGGAATGAAAAATGGTGATTTCCCTGAAGGAAGTCATGTTTTGAGAGCTAAAATTGATATGGCTTCGTCAAATATGTTAATGCGTGATCCATTGATGTACAGAATTTTACATCGTCATCATCACCGTACTGGAAATGATTGGAATATTTACCCAATGTATGATTATGCGCATGGTGAAAGTGATTACATCGAGCAAATTTCGCACTCAATTTGCACCTTGGAATTTGTGATGCACCGAGAATTATACGATTGGTTTTTGGATCAAATTTATGATGAAAATGAAGTACGTCCGCATCAATATGAGTTTGCTCGTTTGAACTTGAACTATACCGTTATGAGTAAGCGAAAGCTCTTGCAATTGGTACAGGAAAATATTGTAAATGGTTGGGATGATCCTAGAATGCCTACTATTTCAGGTTTAAGAAGACGCGGTTATACTGCTGCTGCAATTCGTAAATTTTGTGATGTGATTGGAGTTGCAAAACGTGAAAATATTATTGATGTTTCACTTTTGGATTTCTGTTTACGTGAAGATTTAAACAAAACTGCTCCAAGAGTTATGGCTGTTTTAGATCCTGTTAAAGTAGTTATTACCAATTATCCAGAAGGCGTAGAGGAGTGGCTTGAAGCAGAAAATAATCAAGAAGATGAATCGGCAGGCTATAGAAAAGTTCCTTTTTCTCGTGAATTGTATATAGAAAGAGATGATTTCCTTGAAGTGGCTCCAGCTAAGTTTTTCCGTTTGAGTTTAGGAAATGAAGTTCGACTTAAAAATGGTTATATAATTAAAGGAGAAAGTGTTACAAAAGATGCAAACGGTACTATTACTGAGATTCAAGTAACTTATGATGAAGATTCCAGAAGTGGAAGTGGGAGCGAAGCTAGTCAAAGAAAAGTGGCAGGAACCTTGCATTGGGTTGCTGTAAAAACTGCTGTAGAAGCTGAAGTTCGTATGTACGATCGTTTGTTTATAGACGAAGCTCCAGACAGTCATAAAGAGAAAAGTTTCTTGGAATTTATGAACACTTCTTCATTGCAAATCGTAAAAGGTTTTGTTGAACCAAGTTTATCAGATGCTAAAATTGGTGACCATTTTCAGTTCCAACGTTTGGGTTATTTCGTTGTTGATAAAGATGCAACTGACTCAAAATTAGTGTTTAACAAAACAGTTGGACTTAAAGATGCTTGGGAAGAAAAGGACAAAAAAGAAGCAAATTTGTTGATGAACACACAAAAAGAGATCAATAAATATGTAAAAGAAAAAGATGATAATAATGCTTCTGTTCTTTTAAATGCAATTGTTGATAACATCAAATCTATTGACAATTTTAGTTTACTTTGTCAAACGGTGGTCAAAAATGTGAAGAATGACAATAATTCTTTATTGTTTGCCAATTTGCTTTTACATTTTTCCGATAAAGTAAAAGCTAATGATATTGATTTAGAAATCGTGCACAAATTATATACGATGTCTTTGAAAAGTCAATTAGCAACTGTACGTATTTTTGTATTATTAAATCTAAAAAGGGATTTAGTTAATAATTTAGTTTTTGAAACTCAAATTGCTGAATTAAGAAATATTGAAAAAAATGAAAAAGTATTAGAAGTACTTAATTCAATTTAA
- a CDS encoding YtxH domain-containing protein yields the protein MSNNTGNTIVAILVGAAIGAGVGILFAPDKGSKTREKLKDGFDDAKHNLQDKYHEVSEKLVGKAKELIGKDDIDGNYQNIVSSLSHKTEDVISFLENKLAELKLKNAKFQK from the coding sequence ATGTCAAATAATACTGGAAATACAATTGTAGCTATTTTGGTTGGTGCAGCTATAGGCGCAGGTGTTGGAATTTTGTTTGCACCAGATAAAGGATCCAAAACTAGAGAAAAACTTAAAGATGGTTTTGATGATGCCAAACACAATCTTCAGGATAAATATCATGAGGTATCTGAAAAATTAGTTGGAAAGGCAAAGGAATTAATAGGCAAAGATGATATTGATGGTAATTATCAAAATATAGTTTCTTCATTAAGTCATAAGACTGAGGATGTTATTTCATTTTTAGAGAATAAATTAGCAGAACTTAAATTAAAAAATGCTAAATTTCAGAAATAA
- a CDS encoding competence protein: MAFDKIKKNSENIQEQAQAYFESTASYYKLWGFKVAMKSTTMILKFTLILLCFSMVLLFGSLAAALAIGTYFDSYAIGFLIVGAFYLIITFLLFLIKEKVIEGPILEKFSEIFFND, translated from the coding sequence ATGGCTTTTGATAAAATAAAAAAAAACTCCGAGAATATTCAGGAACAAGCGCAGGCTTATTTTGAGAGTACAGCTTCCTATTATAAATTGTGGGGTTTTAAGGTTGCAATGAAATCTACCACAATGATTTTGAAGTTTACTTTGATTTTATTGTGTTTTAGTATGGTTTTGTTATTTGGCTCTTTAGCTGCCGCTCTTGCGATTGGCACTTATTTTGACAGTTATGCTATTGGATTTCTTATTGTTGGAGCATTTTATTTGATTATCACTTTCCTTTTATTTTTAATTAAGGAAAAAGTAATTGAAGGACCAATTTTAGAAAAATTTTCAGAAATCTTTTTTAACGATTAA
- a CDS encoding DUF6327 family protein, which produces METKKYSSYAAIDRDLEILKLEKEISYQKLVLSIQRTKDEITPENIVSGFLAPYKEAIPNQLLSIIKAVVPYIISYFINRKRGD; this is translated from the coding sequence ATGGAGACAAAAAAATACTCATCATATGCAGCAATTGATCGTGATCTTGAAATCTTAAAATTAGAAAAAGAAATTAGTTATCAAAAATTAGTTTTAAGCATTCAAAGAACTAAAGATGAAATAACACCAGAAAATATAGTTAGTGGTTTTTTGGCACCATACAAAGAAGCGATTCCAAATCAATTGCTTTCAATAATTAAAGCAGTGGTTCCATACATTATCAGTTATTTTATAAATAGAAAAAGAGGCGATTAA
- a CDS encoding SPFH domain-containing protein: MNITFIFIIIFGLIIFLSSFFTVKQQTSIIIERFGKFLSVRNSGLQFKIPLIDRIAGRVNLRIQQLDVLIETKTKDNVFIKMKVSVQFKVIQEHVYNAFYKLEYPHDQITAYVFDVVRAEVPKLILDDVFERKDDIAIGVKRELNEAMLTYGYDIINTLVTDIDPDIQVKNAMNRINAADREKTAAMFESEAQRIRIVAKAKAEAESKKLQGQGIADQRREIARGLVESVEVLNNVGINSQEASALIVITQHYDTLQAIGADTNSNLILLPNSPQAASDMLNSMVTSFTASNIIGEEMKKQPKRVKKTDNTAIDYNPSDTSEPTEPA; this comes from the coding sequence ATGAACATTACCTTTATTTTTATAATCATCTTCGGCTTGATTATTTTTCTTTCCTCGTTTTTTACAGTGAAACAGCAAACGAGTATTATAATAGAACGTTTTGGTAAATTCCTGAGCGTAAGAAATTCGGGATTGCAATTTAAAATTCCGCTGATAGACAGAATTGCCGGTCGCGTAAATTTGAGAATACAACAATTGGATGTTTTGATTGAAACAAAAACCAAAGACAACGTTTTCATCAAAATGAAAGTTTCAGTACAGTTTAAAGTAATTCAAGAACATGTCTATAATGCATTTTACAAATTAGAATATCCTCACGATCAGATTACAGCTTATGTATTTGACGTTGTCCGTGCCGAAGTTCCAAAACTAATTTTAGATGATGTATTCGAAAGAAAAGATGATATTGCAATAGGTGTAAAACGCGAACTAAATGAAGCAATGTTGACTTACGGCTATGATATTATCAATACATTGGTTACTGATATTGACCCAGATATTCAAGTGAAAAATGCGATGAACAGAATTAATGCTGCAGATAGAGAAAAAACAGCAGCCATGTTTGAATCTGAAGCTCAGAGAATCAGAATTGTAGCTAAAGCTAAAGCAGAAGCAGAAAGTAAAAAACTACAAGGTCAAGGTATTGCAGATCAACGACGAGAAATAGCTCGTGGATTAGTGGAAAGTGTAGAAGTTTTAAATAATGTTGGGATTAATTCACAAGAAGCATCTGCCTTAATTGTAATCACTCAACATTATGATACTTTGCAAGCCATTGGTGCTGATACAAATTCAAACTTGATATTATTACCAAACTCTCCGCAAGCAGCCAGTGATATGCTAAACAGTATGGTTACCAGTTTTACTGCTTCAAATATTATTGGAGAAGAAATGAAAAAACAACCAAAAAGAGTCAAAAAAACAGATAATACTGCTATTGACTATAACCCATCTGATACTTCAGAGCCAACAGAACCAGCATAA
- the gltX gene encoding glutamate--tRNA ligase — translation MSKPVRVRFAPSPTGPLHIGGVRTALFNYLFAKKNGGTFYLRIEDTDQNRFVPGAEEYIMEALEWLGIAPSETVGKNEKFGPYRQSERKPLYKQYADLLIESGNAYYAFDTAEALDAHRKQHEAEGKTFIYNHHNREKLDTSLVITKEETAKRIANNEDYVIRFKTPINETLNLQDIIRGDVKFDTNLLDDKVLFKSDGMPTYHLANIVDDHLMETSHVIRGEEWLPSMPLHVMLYRAFGWDAPEFAHLPLILKPIGNGKLSKRDGDKMGFPVFPLEWKTEEGLSSGYREKGFFPETVINFLALLGWNDGTDKELFTLEELTEAFDLKRVHKSGAKFDPEKNKWFNHQYLMKKEDTVLAEEFSKIVELKNLNRYFSLIEMTKIVSLVKDRAHFVSEFWEMSDFFFIAPTSYDEKASKNWKAETPALMQELISVIEEISDFTSLNIETIVKDWMTKNEIGMGKVMQPFRLSLVGALKGPHLFDIVEVIGKQETISRLQTAITTL, via the coding sequence ATGTCTAAACCAGTTCGTGTGCGTTTTGCACCAAGTCCAACAGGACCTTTACATATTGGCGGAGTACGTACCGCTTTATTTAATTATTTGTTTGCTAAAAAAAATGGAGGAACTTTCTATTTAAGAATAGAAGATACCGACCAAAATAGATTTGTTCCAGGTGCAGAAGAATATATAATGGAAGCCTTGGAATGGTTAGGAATAGCACCCTCAGAAACTGTTGGAAAAAATGAAAAATTTGGACCATACAGACAAAGTGAAAGAAAGCCACTTTACAAACAATATGCTGATTTATTAATAGAATCAGGTAATGCCTATTATGCATTTGACACAGCTGAAGCATTGGATGCCCATAGAAAACAACACGAAGCAGAAGGCAAAACATTCATTTACAACCATCATAATCGTGAAAAATTAGACACTTCATTGGTAATTACTAAAGAAGAAACAGCTAAAAGAATTGCTAATAATGAAGATTATGTTATCCGTTTTAAAACTCCGATAAATGAAACATTGAATTTGCAGGATATCATTCGTGGAGATGTAAAATTTGATACGAATCTTTTGGATGATAAAGTGCTATTCAAAAGTGATGGAATGCCTACCTATCATTTGGCTAATATTGTAGATGATCATTTAATGGAGACTTCACACGTTATTCGTGGAGAAGAATGGTTGCCTTCTATGCCGTTACACGTAATGTTATATCGTGCATTTGGTTGGGATGCCCCAGAATTTGCACATTTACCATTGATTCTAAAACCAATTGGAAACGGTAAATTATCTAAACGTGACGGAGATAAAATGGGATTTCCAGTATTCCCATTAGAATGGAAAACCGAAGAAGGTCTTTCATCAGGGTACAGAGAGAAAGGTTTTTTCCCAGAAACAGTAATAAACTTCTTAGCTTTATTGGGATGGAATGACGGAACCGACAAAGAACTTTTTACTTTGGAAGAATTAACGGAAGCTTTCGATTTAAAAAGAGTCCATAAATCAGGAGCAAAATTTGACCCAGAAAAAAACAAATGGTTCAATCATCAGTATTTGATGAAAAAAGAAGATACTGTTTTAGCTGAGGAATTCTCTAAAATTGTTGAATTAAAGAATCTAAACAGATATTTTTCCTTAATCGAAATGACAAAAATTGTTTCGTTGGTTAAAGATAGAGCACACTTTGTTTCAGAATTTTGGGAAATGAGTGATTTCTTTTTTATCGCACCAACAAGTTATGACGAGAAAGCAAGCAAAAATTGGAAAGCTGAAACTCCGGCTTTAATGCAAGAATTGATATCGGTAATCGAAGAAATAAGTGATTTTACTTCTCTAAATATTGAAACAATCGTTAAAGATTGGATGACCAAAAACGAAATTGGAATGGGCAAAGTAATGCAACCGTTCCGATTGAGTTTGGTCGGAGCACTTAAAGGCCCTCACCTATTCGATATTGTTGAAGTCATTGGAAAACAAGAAACGATTTCAAGGTTACAAACTGCAATAACAACATTATAA